DNA from Bradyrhizobium japonicum USDA 6:
CCTGGCATGGGCCATCTGCACCAGGTTGAGATTGTGCATGACCCAGGCGTCGCGTTCGGCGCGGGACTTGGTCCTGGCAAAGACCTTGTCGACGCCGAGCTTGACGTTCTCGTAGACGGTCAGCCACGGCAGCAGGCTGTGGTTCTGGAACACCACGGCGCGATCGGGACCCGGCGAGTTGACCTCGCGGTTCTCGAGCAGCACGCCGCCGGTGGTGGCGCCGGTCAGGCCTGCGATGATGTTGAGCAGGGTCGACTTGCCGCAGCCGGAATGGCCGATGATCGAGACGTATTCGCCCTTCTCGATCGTCAGGTTGATGTCCTTCAGCACCTCCGTGGTGGCGGCGCCGCGGGTAAAGACCTTGTCGATATGGTCGAGCTTCAGATAGGCGGTCATGTGCCCTTCTCCCTCAGTTCTGCGCCGTGCCGCGGGTGACGATCTTGCCGAGGCCCGCGATCAGGCGGTCGAGCACGAAGCCGACGATGCCGACATAGAACAGCGCCAGGATGATCTCGCTGATATGCGAGGAATTCCAGGCGTCCCAGATGAAGAAGCCGATGCCGACGCCGCCGATCAGCATTTCGGCTGCGATGATGGCGAGCCAGGACAGGCCGATGCCGATGCGAAGGCCCGTGAAGATGTAGGGCGCCGCCGCCGGGATCATGATCTTGCCGAAGAACTCGAGCGGATTGAGCTGCACCACCGCGGCGACGTTGCGGTAGTCCTGCGGGATGTTGCGGATACCGACCGCGGTGTTGATGATGATCGGCCAGATCGAGGTGATGAAGATGACGAAGATCGCCGACGGCTGGCCGTCGCGGAACGCCGCGAGCGACAGCGGCAGCCAGGCCAGCGGCGGGATGGTGCGCAGCACCTGGAACAGCGGATCGAGCCCGCGCATCGCCCAGACCGACTGCCCGACCAGCACGCCGAGCCCGATGCCGGCGATGGCGGCGAGCGAGTAGCCTAGCGCGACGCGCTGGAGGCTGGCGGAGAGATGCCAGAACAGGCCCTTGTCGATGCCGCCATGATCGAAGAACGGATCGAAGATCAATTCCTTGGTGTCCTTGAACACCTTTGACGGCGGCGGCAGCGCCGAGCCGGCGCGGCGGCAGACTAGCTCCCACACCAGTGTCAGCAGCGCGATCACGACCAGCGGCGGAATCACGCGCACGGCGGTCTCCCTCGCCATACGCGCGTAGGCCTCGCTGCGCGGCGGCCGCTTCGGCGTCATCGCGACGACCGGCGCGGCAGCGCCCGCAAGCGTCGCAGTCTCAACCTCAATCTTCGTGGCAGGCATGTTCATTGAAAATCCCTCTCCGGCTTCAAAGGACGACGCGGCCGCCTGACGGCGGCCGCGGGCTCCATCAGACTTCGACGCGCTTGATCGCGAGCGATTTCAGATAGGCAGCCGGATTTTCGGGATCGAATACCTTGCCGTCGAAGAAGGTCTCCTTGCCGCGCGAGGTCGAGGCCGGGATATCAGCGGCCGCAACGCCCAGCGTCTTGGCCGCATCCTTCCAGAGGTCCTCGCGGTTCACCTTGGCAATCAGCGCCTTGGTGTCGAAGCCGGCTTCGTACTTGCCCCAGCGAATGTCCTCGGTGAGGAACCAGAGATCGTGGCTTTGGAACGGATAGGAAGCATTGTCTTTCCAGAAGCGCATTTGCTGCGGCGAGTTCTCGACCACACGACCGGTGCCGTAGTCGAATTTGCCCTTCATACGGTCGGTGACGTCCTCGACCGGGACGTTGATCCACTGCCGCTTGGCGCAGATCGCCGCCGTTTCCTCGCGATTCTCCATTTTCTCGCACCACTGCTGGGCTTCCATCACGGCCATCAGCAGCGCCTTCGCGGCCTTCGGATATTTGTCGACATAGGCAGCACGCATACCGAACGACTTCTCCGGATGCTTGTCCCAGAGTTCGCCCGTGGTCAGTGCCGTGTAGCCGATCTGCTGATGGATCAACTGCAAATTCCATGGCTCGCAGACGCAGAACGCGTCCATGGTGCCGACCTTCATGTTCGCCACCATCTGTGCCGGCGGAACCACAATGGTCTCGATATCCTTGTCGGGATCGATGCCGCCTGCGGCGAGCCAGTAGCGAATCCAGAGATCGTGCGTGCCGCCCGGGAAAGTCATGGCGGCCTTTACCGATTTGCCACCGGCCTTCTTCTTCTCGAGCGCAGCCTTGAACGGCGTCGTATCGACGCCAATCTTGAGGTCTGCATATTCCTTCGCGACCGAGATGCACTGGCCGTTCAGATTGAGCCGCGCCAAAATGTACATCGGCGTCGGCTGATTGTTCTGCGTCACCTTGCCCGATGAGATCAGGTAAGGCATCGGGGTCAGGATATGGGCACCGTCGATGCCGTTACCCTCGGAGCCGAGCACGAGATTGTCGCGCGTGGTGCCCCAGGAGGCCTGTTTCTGGACTTCGACATCAGGCATGCCGTATTTGGCGAAGATGCCCTTCTCCTTCGCAACGAACAGCGGCGAAGCATCAGTCAGCGCGATGAAGCCGAGCTTGGCGCCCTTGACCTCGGGGCCTGCGTCCTGCGCGAAGGCGCCGGCGGGGAAATTCAGCTTGGCGGCGGCGAGAAGAGCGGTGGTGCTGCCGGCGGCCTTCAACAATTGACGGCGGCTCAGGCCCGAGGGCTGGCGGGTGCGCTTGGTCATAGGCAGTGTCGTCCTTTGCATCGTTGCAGAATTGATGGCGTCAGTGCGCGCGAGCGGCCCGTCCGTCCGTGACGCCAGAAAGAGGCGCGTGCGAACGCATGGCGGGGGAGACCCCCGTCTGGTGGCGTCGGCAAATCGGATGAGAAGTCTCGCGGGACGGCTTCAATGGCGTCGGCTTGAATGATTCAAGCTTCATGCCAAGCCCGCCACTTCAAAAAATATCGAAGAATGAATGGGTTACTGACGCCGCGCCAGACTGTCGCAGGCTTGCTGCGCACGCGGAACTTGCGAATTGCTCATTCCTTGTGCGCCGCACAAATCTTATGCAGTCGCCCAAGCAAAAGGCCGCGCGTCCGCAAAAACCAGATCAACGCGCGCAGCATCCGATTGATATCGCTCGCCTTTTCCAACGCACCCACAGGGCACGCAACTTGCTTCTTCACCGACGTCAACGAAGACTGCGGCTTGCCGCATGGGTGCAGCCTCTGGCGGCTGCATCCCGGAAGCTCAACTGCCTCGCGGCCCTCCCGGCTCAGTCCTCGTGACGCGATTCCCAAGGCTTCCAGACCTTTCATAACCCTCGTGCGCGGCAGAGCTGTCCGCACGGCCAATGATGTTCAGCTGCGCTCTCTCGGGCGTGTCGATCTCACTTACGAAGCAAAAGGAACCATTGATGTCGTATCTCGCGCCTTCGGAATTCGTCACCAAGATGGTGGATGCGGGCGAGTCCAAGATCTTCATGTCCACCCGGGATACCATCATCCGGGCCTACATGGCCGGCGCCATCCTCGCCCTCGCCGCCTGGTTCGCCGTCACCATCAACGTGAACACCGGCCAGCCGCTGGTTGGCGCGCTCCTGTTTCCGGTCGGCTTCGTCATGCTCTATCTGCTGGGCTTCGACCTCCTGACCGGCGTGTTCGTGCTCTCGCCGCTCGCGCTGATCGACAAGCGCCCCGGCGTCACCCTTGGCGGCGTGCTGCGCAACTGGGGCCTCGTCTTCGCCGGCAACTTCGCCGGTGCCTTCACCGTGGCCTTCATGATGGCCTTCGTCACGACGTTCGGCTTCACGCAGGATCCCGACAAGATCGGCACCGCCATCGGCAATATCGGCGAAGGCCGAACGCTGGGCTATGCCGCGCACGGTGCGGCGGGCATGGCGACATTGTTCCTGCGCGGCATGCTCTGCAACTGGATGGTCTCGACCGGCGTCGTCGGCGCCATGATCTCGACCTCGGTCCCCGGCAAGGTCATCGCGATGTGGATGCCGATCCTGGTGTTCTTCTACATGGTGTTCGAGCACTCCGTCGTGAACATGTTCCTGTTCCCGTCGGGCCTGATGCTGCACGCAAAGTTCTCGATCATGGACTATCTGATCTGGAACGAGATCCCGACCGTGCTCGGCAACCTCGTCGGCGGCCTCGCCTTCACCGGCATGACCCTCTACACCACCCACGTCATGACCAAGCCGAAGCGTCAGGCCGGCAAGGCTGCACCGACCCGCGTCGCGGCCTGATACGTCTCGACAGAGGAGCCTTGCCCGACCAGGGTGAGGCTCCCTTTGCCTGGTGATGACGATGCCCCCCGGACTCCTGATCTCTGTCGGCCAGCACTCCGACAAGGGGCGCAAGCCCGTCAATCAGGATTTTCACGGCGTCCTGATTCCGGAAGAGCCGCTGCTGAGCCTGAAGGGCATCGCGGCCGTTCTCGCCGACGGCATCTCCAGCAGCACGGTGAGCCAGATCGCCAGCGAGTCGGCGGTCAAGAGCTTCCTGATGGACTATTACTGCACGTCGGAATCCTGGACGGTGAAGACCTCCGCCCGCCGCGTGCTGGACGCGACCAATTCCTGGCTGCACGCGCAGACGCGCAAGAGCCAATATGCCTATGACCGCGACAAGGGCTATGTCTGCACCCTGACCGCCATGGTCATCAAGGCGACCACCGCGCACATCTTCCATGTCGGCGACTGTCGCGTCTACCGCGTCGCCGGCAAGGCGCTCGAGCAGTTGACCGACGATCACCGCATCATCGTGTCGTCGGAGCAGACCTATCTCGGCCGCGCACTCGGCATCAATCCGCAGCTCGAGATCGACTACCAGACTTTCGAGATCGAGGCCGGCGACACCTTTATCCTGGCAACCGACGGTGCCTACGAATTCGTCGATCAGCGTTTCATGACGAGCGCAATCAGCGAGCACGCAGCCGAGCTCGACGGCGCGGCAAAGGCGATCGTCGAGGAAGCCTACCGGCGCGGCAGCGACGACAACATCACCGTCCAGATCCTGTGCATCGACGCGGTGCCGCAGCGCGAGCCGGCCGGCATCTTCAATCAGACGTCACAGTTGCCGCTTCCGCCGCTGCCGGAGCCGCGAGCGGTCTTCGACGGCTACAGGATCATCAGGGAAATCCACGGGAGCAGCCGCAGTCATATCTATCTCGCCGTCGATGTGGAGACCGAGACGCCGGTCGCGCTCAAGCTGCCTTCGATCGATTTGCGCGACGACGCCGCCTATCTCAAGCGCTTCCTGATGGAGGAGTGGATCGCGCGCAGGATCGACAGCCCGCACGTGCTCAAGCCGCTGTCACAGTCGAGACGGCGCAGCTACCTCTATGTCGCGACCGAATTCGTGGAGGGGCAGACCCTGAAACAGTGGATGACCGACAATCCGCGCCCCGATCTCGAAACCGTCCGCGGCATCGTCGAGCAGATCGCCGCGGGCCTGCGCGCCTTCCACCGCATGGAAATGCTGCATCAGGACCTCAGGCCCGACAACATCCTGATCGACAAGACGGGCACCGCGAAGATCATCGACTTCGGGTCGGTCAGGGTCGCGGGCGTCGCGGAGGCTGCGCCGCAAGACGAGGCCGACGACATCCTGGGAACGGTCCAGTACACGGCGCCGGAGTATTTTCTTGGGCAAGGCGGCTCGCCGCGCTCTGACATGTTTTCGCTGGCCGTGATCTGTTACCAGATGCTGACGGGAAAGCTGCCCTATGGCACCCAGATCGCCAGGATCCGGCGCAAGGCGGACGCGCGGAGACTGCAATATCGCCCGGCCGACGACGACCGCAACGTGCCGGCCTGGGTCGACGGCGCGCTCAGGCGCGCGCTCCATCCCGATCCCTACAAGCGGCACGAGGATCTGTCCGAATTCATCTTCGAGCTTCGCACGCCCAATCCGGCCTATCTCGACACGCGGATCACGCCGCTCCTGGAGCGCAGCCCGCTGATGTTCTGGAAGCTGACCACGGCGGCGCTGGCGTGCGCGGTGGTCGTTCTGCTGGCGCTGCTGCACGGGCGCTAGGGCGCGGAGGCGCAGACGTCCGCTTCTGGCGGCCAAGTGGAAACATTATCGTTCGTCAGAGCATTGCCGCTGGTGACCCATATGCGACATCGGCCAAATAGCCCAAACATCGCGCGATTAGCCGGGTTTAAAGGTTGATTGCGGCTAGACGTTTTTGCGCTCGACTATGCCGTCGCGACGACGTTGAATCCGCTACGCGGGCTCTTTTGTTTCAAGGAGGGAGGACCGAAAAGTGAAGACAACGATCATCGCACTTTGTGCCGCCGCTCTCATCGCCGCCGCACCAGCCGCGCTTGCGCAGGGTGTACCAGGCAAAGCACTTGGTCTGCAGCACAAGATCTCCAAGAGACATCACCCGGGCATCCCCGGCTACGCTCCGCTGCGTGAGCTGCAAACAATGGGATCGAAGAAGGGCTATCCAGGAGCTTTCGGTTACGCGCCTAATGAACCCGGTCGTTTAGACAGAAATCTCGAAGCGTCCAGACAAGCTGGTGGCGGCGGCGGTAGCGGAGGGAGTGGCATGTGAACCCACGCGCTGCACGAACAGGCGATATCCGTCCTGCTTGATCGGGACGCTCCGGGCGCGTTAAGGCCGGCTCGCCTCGCGACTTCTCTATGGTCGCAGCATGTTTGTTGTTGGCCCAACTCGGACATCCAGTGAGGTCCGCTGTTGCGCAGCTACCAGAAGCACAGCGGACGTCGCACGCGCCCTGACTACCGAGCGGCCGAATGTGCGCTCCAGCGGGGAGCCCTCACGCGGGCTCCTCCGCCTTCACCCCGAGCGGCTTCGGCGCCATGCCGCCGCCGGGCTTGAGGTGGAATTCGTAGGTCATCAGGTGCCACTGCCCGCTTGCCTTGGAGCCGTCGGGCATCGCGGGATCGTTGCGCGGCTCGACCTTGGCGACGAGGTCGTCCTTGACGCCGAACACGACGTCGGAATCGAGATATTTGTCACCGTCCATGAAGACGTGGGTGATCAGCGGCTCGTAACCCTTCGCATTGACGAGGAAGTGCACATGCGCGGGCCGCATCGGATGCCGCTTGGTCTGCATGATCATCTCGCCGACAGGGCCATCGGTCGGGATCGGATAGCTGCACGGCAGGATGGTGCGGAAGAAGAAGCGGCCGTCGCTGTCGGTGATGAAGCGCGCCCGCGCCGAGGCACCGACCTCGTCGTAGTTCGGTTTCTGTGAATCGTAGAAGCCGTCATCGTCGGCATGCCAGACGTCGACGGGAACGCCCGCGAGCGGCTTGCCCTTGAGGTCGGTGACGCGGCTCTGCACGAACATCCGCTCGCCGGTCTGGTTGTTCGGAGAGATGTCGGTGCCGTGGGCCGTGATCTTGTGCTCGCCGACATAGAACGGGCCGAGCACCGTGGTCTGGGTGGCGCCCTCGCGATCCCTGTGGTTGACCGCGTCGACCAGCATGGAGACCCCGAGCACGTCGGACAGCAGGATGAATTCCTGCCTAGTGTCAGTGCATTTGTGGCCGGTGCGGGTCAGGAAATCGATGGCGTATTCCCATTCCTCGAAGGTGAGACCGGTCTTGCTCACGTAATCGTGCAGCGACTTCACCAATTCCTGGAGCAGGAATTTTGCTCGCGGGTTGGGTGTATTGTCGAAGCTCTTGACGACGGCTTCGGTGAGTTCGGTCTCGTTGAACTGGGTCATGGTGCGCTTGCCCTGAGTTTTCTCGTTGGCCCGGACGGGCTCCTTGGAGGCGTTCCAGAGTGCAGCCTACACCAGTCGGCGGGGCCGCGTTAAGCGCAACCGGCTTGGAATGGGGCCGGCATTTCGCTATCAACTTTCCGACAAAACGCCCCGGAGGAACTGATGCTCGCCCCTACCCCCGCCTCGCCCGAATCCGTCGGCATGTCCAAGGCTGCGCTCGACCGCGTCGATGCGCATCTGAAGACCCGCTACATCGATGCCGGCCGCTTTCCGGGCACGCACCTGCTGGTCTACCGCCGCGGCAAGGTCGCCCACAGCTCGGTGCAGGGCTTTGCCGACGTCGAGCGCAAGGCGCCGGTCAAGGACGACACCATCTACCGCATCTATTCCATGACCAAGCCGCTCACCAGCGTCGCCTTCATGATGCTGGTCGAGCAGGGCCTCGTCGCGATCGACGAGCCTGTCGCCAAATACATTCCGGAATGGAAGGATCTCGGCGTGTTCGTCGCCGGCACCGCGCCGGCCTTCCTGACCCGGCCGCCGTCCCGGCCGATGCTGATCGTCGACCTGCTGCGGCACACCGCCGGCCTCACCTACGGCTTCCAGCAGCGCTCCAACGTCGATGCCGCCTATCGCTCCGAGAAGATCGGCGAGGTCGAGAAAGCCGGCACGCTTCAGAGCATGATCGAGGCGCTGGCGAAAATTCCTCTGGAATTCTCGCCGGGCGAATCCTGGAACTACTCGGTGGCGACCGACGTGCTCGGCTATCTCGTCGGCAAGATCTCCGGGATTCCCTTCGAGCAGTTCCTTAAAACGCGCATCCTCGATCCGCTCGGCATGACCGACACTGATTTTCACGTGCCGGTCGCCAAGGCGCATCGCTTTGCGGCCTGCTATTCGGCCGATCCGGGTGGCGGAATGACCTTCCATGCCGGCCAGCGCCGCGAGGGCCTGACGCTCCAGGACGATCCGACCAAGAGCTCGTTCCTGTCCCCGCCCTCGTTCATCTCGGGCGGCGGCGGGTTATGCTCGACGGTCGCCGACTATCTCACCTTCTGCCGTGCGCTGCTCAATGGCGGCGAGCTGGGCGGCGTCCGCCTGCTCGGGCCGAAAACGCTGGCGCTGATGACGAGCAACCACATTCCGGGCGGCCGCGCGCTGCCGGAAGTGTCGCGCTCGCTGTTCTCCGAAGCCACCTATAACGGCATCGGCTTCGGCCTCGGCTTCGCTGTGACCATGCGCCCGGCGGAGACGCTGATCGCCGGCAGCCCGGGCGAATATAATTGGGGCGGCGCGGCCACGACCTCGTTCTGGATCGACCCGGCCGAAGAGCTGATCACCATCTTCATGACGCAGGTGCTGCCGTCGAGCGCCTATCCGCTCCGGCGCGAACTGCGCAGCATGGTCTATGCCGCGATCACCGAGAGCAATCTGTAACGC
Protein-coding regions in this window:
- a CDS encoding ABC transporter ATP-binding protein, translating into MTAYLKLDHIDKVFTRGAATTEVLKDINLTIEKGEYVSIIGHSGCGKSTLLNIIAGLTGATTGGVLLENREVNSPGPDRAVVFQNHSLLPWLTVYENVKLGVDKVFARTKSRAERDAWVMHNLNLVQMAHARDKRPSEISGGMKQRVGIARALAMEPKVLLLDEPFGALDALTRAHLQDSVMALHQKLGNTILMITHDVDEAVLLSDRIVMMTNGPSARIGEVLEVPLARPRKRLDLATNSTYLKCRHRVLEFLYERHRFVEAA
- a CDS encoding intradiol ring-cleavage dioxygenase — translated: MTQFNETELTEAVVKSFDNTPNPRAKFLLQELVKSLHDYVSKTGLTFEEWEYAIDFLTRTGHKCTDTRQEFILLSDVLGVSMLVDAVNHRDREGATQTTVLGPFYVGEHKITAHGTDISPNNQTGERMFVQSRVTDLKGKPLAGVPVDVWHADDDGFYDSQKPNYDEVGASARARFITDSDGRFFFRTILPCSYPIPTDGPVGEMIMQTKRHPMRPAHVHFLVNAKGYEPLITHVFMDGDKYLDSDVVFGVKDDLVAKVEPRNDPAMPDGSKASGQWHLMTYEFHLKPGGGMAPKPLGVKAEEPA
- the ntrB gene encoding nitrate ABC transporter permease, which encodes MNMPATKIEVETATLAGAAAPVVAMTPKRPPRSEAYARMARETAVRVIPPLVVIALLTLVWELVCRRAGSALPPPSKVFKDTKELIFDPFFDHGGIDKGLFWHLSASLQRVALGYSLAAIAGIGLGVLVGQSVWAMRGLDPLFQVLRTIPPLAWLPLSLAAFRDGQPSAIFVIFITSIWPIIINTAVGIRNIPQDYRNVAAVVQLNPLEFFGKIMIPAAAPYIFTGLRIGIGLSWLAIIAAEMLIGGVGIGFFIWDAWNSSHISEIILALFYVGIVGFVLDRLIAGLGKIVTRGTAQN
- a CDS encoding formate/nitrite transporter family protein gives rise to the protein MSYLAPSEFVTKMVDAGESKIFMSTRDTIIRAYMAGAILALAAWFAVTINVNTGQPLVGALLFPVGFVMLYLLGFDLLTGVFVLSPLALIDKRPGVTLGGVLRNWGLVFAGNFAGAFTVAFMMAFVTTFGFTQDPDKIGTAIGNIGEGRTLGYAAHGAAGMATLFLRGMLCNWMVSTGVVGAMISTSVPGKVIAMWMPILVFFYMVFEHSVVNMFLFPSGLMLHAKFSIMDYLIWNEIPTVLGNLVGGLAFTGMTLYTTHVMTKPKRQAGKAAPTRVAA
- a CDS encoding serine hydrolase domain-containing protein; this encodes MLAPTPASPESVGMSKAALDRVDAHLKTRYIDAGRFPGTHLLVYRRGKVAHSSVQGFADVERKAPVKDDTIYRIYSMTKPLTSVAFMMLVEQGLVAIDEPVAKYIPEWKDLGVFVAGTAPAFLTRPPSRPMLIVDLLRHTAGLTYGFQQRSNVDAAYRSEKIGEVEKAGTLQSMIEALAKIPLEFSPGESWNYSVATDVLGYLVGKISGIPFEQFLKTRILDPLGMTDTDFHVPVAKAHRFAACYSADPGGGMTFHAGQRREGLTLQDDPTKSSFLSPPSFISGGGGLCSTVADYLTFCRALLNGGELGGVRLLGPKTLALMTSNHIPGGRALPEVSRSLFSEATYNGIGFGLGFAVTMRPAETLIAGSPGEYNWGGAATTSFWIDPAEELITIFMTQVLPSSAYPLRRELRSMVYAAITESNL
- a CDS encoding bifunctional protein-serine/threonine kinase/phosphatase gives rise to the protein MTMPPGLLISVGQHSDKGRKPVNQDFHGVLIPEEPLLSLKGIAAVLADGISSSTVSQIASESAVKSFLMDYYCTSESWTVKTSARRVLDATNSWLHAQTRKSQYAYDRDKGYVCTLTAMVIKATTAHIFHVGDCRVYRVAGKALEQLTDDHRIIVSSEQTYLGRALGINPQLEIDYQTFEIEAGDTFILATDGAYEFVDQRFMTSAISEHAAELDGAAKAIVEEAYRRGSDDNITVQILCIDAVPQREPAGIFNQTSQLPLPPLPEPRAVFDGYRIIREIHGSSRSHIYLAVDVETETPVALKLPSIDLRDDAAYLKRFLMEEWIARRIDSPHVLKPLSQSRRRSYLYVATEFVEGQTLKQWMTDNPRPDLETVRGIVEQIAAGLRAFHRMEMLHQDLRPDNILIDKTGTAKIIDFGSVRVAGVAEAAPQDEADDILGTVQYTAPEYFLGQGGSPRSDMFSLAVICYQMLTGKLPYGTQIARIRRKADARRLQYRPADDDRNVPAWVDGALRRALHPDPYKRHEDLSEFIFELRTPNPAYLDTRITPLLERSPLMFWKLTTAALACAVVVLLALLHGR
- a CDS encoding CmpA/NrtA family ABC transporter substrate-binding protein; the protein is MTKRTRQPSGLSRRQLLKAAGSTTALLAAAKLNFPAGAFAQDAGPEVKGAKLGFIALTDASPLFVAKEKGIFAKYGMPDVEVQKQASWGTTRDNLVLGSEGNGIDGAHILTPMPYLISSGKVTQNNQPTPMYILARLNLNGQCISVAKEYADLKIGVDTTPFKAALEKKKAGGKSVKAAMTFPGGTHDLWIRYWLAAGGIDPDKDIETIVVPPAQMVANMKVGTMDAFCVCEPWNLQLIHQQIGYTALTTGELWDKHPEKSFGMRAAYVDKYPKAAKALLMAVMEAQQWCEKMENREETAAICAKRQWINVPVEDVTDRMKGKFDYGTGRVVENSPQQMRFWKDNASYPFQSHDLWFLTEDIRWGKYEAGFDTKALIAKVNREDLWKDAAKTLGVAAADIPASTSRGKETFFDGKVFDPENPAAYLKSLAIKRVEV